The Candidatus Thorarchaeota archaeon genome includes a window with the following:
- the purD gene encoding phosphoribosylamine--glycine ligase gives MTRVLLVGSGAREHAIAAALKRSDVTLWTYMDRLNPGIAALAAKVIVGPLNDPSRLPDLAGVDYAVIGPEVSLAAGFCDQLEKRGIPCVGPCKTPAQIETSKVWARTLLAKAAPQANPVFRVVTNEDEFRSATRDIGLNRLVVKPDGLTGGKGVRIYGEHFESERDVHSYCLELLKREGRVLLEERLVGAEFTVQAFVDGARVHTMPLVRDYKRAYGGDRGPNTGSMGSYSTPDHLLPYVTDTDLKSAASIMMSTVREIKAQTGQSYKGVLYGQFMRTVDGVRVVEYNARFGDPEAVNVLSLIGDAMDSVCQGVIDNSVRQPTFEKRATVCVYVVPEGYPGENTVKDQPVEVTRTDDAEIYMASVYERDGRI, from the coding sequence ATGACAAGAGTCCTGCTTGTGGGCAGTGGAGCTAGAGAACATGCAATAGCCGCAGCACTGAAACGGTCCGACGTGACACTCTGGACATACATGGACAGACTGAACCCGGGAATCGCTGCTCTTGCGGCCAAGGTCATCGTCGGTCCACTCAACGACCCGAGCCGGTTGCCGGACCTCGCTGGTGTTGACTATGCCGTGATTGGTCCGGAGGTGTCACTGGCAGCAGGGTTCTGTGACCAGCTGGAGAAGAGAGGAATACCGTGTGTCGGGCCCTGCAAGACACCGGCACAGATAGAGACCAGCAAGGTCTGGGCCAGAACCCTTCTGGCCAAGGCGGCTCCGCAAGCGAATCCCGTGTTCAGGGTGGTCACAAATGAGGACGAGTTCCGCAGCGCGACGAGAGACATCGGCCTCAATCGACTGGTGGTCAAGCCCGATGGTCTGACCGGGGGAAAAGGAGTCCGAATCTACGGCGAGCACTTCGAGTCAGAACGAGACGTCCACTCCTACTGTCTCGAGCTGTTGAAGAGAGAAGGTCGCGTCCTGCTCGAAGAGAGACTTGTCGGTGCAGAGTTCACGGTCCAAGCATTCGTAGATGGCGCGCGTGTTCACACGATGCCCCTCGTGCGGGACTACAAGAGAGCATATGGTGGCGACCGTGGTCCCAATACGGGTTCAATGGGGTCCTACTCCACACCAGACCACCTCTTGCCATACGTGACGGACACCGACTTGAAGAGCGCGGCGAGTATCATGATGAGCACCGTGAGAGAGATCAAGGCCCAGACCGGTCAGTCGTACAAGGGCGTCCTCTATGGTCAGTTCATGAGGACGGTTGATGGGGTCAGAGTCGTGGAGTACAATGCACGCTTTGGAGACCCCGAGGCAGTCAACGTACTGTCTCTCATTGGTGATGCTATGGACTCGGTGTGTCAGGGAGTGATAGACAACTCTGTCCGCCAGCCAACCTTCGAGAAGAGAGCGACTGTGTGTGTCTACGTCGTCCCGGAGGGATACCCTGGCGAGAACACAGTGAAGGACCAGCCTGTTGAAGTGACGAGAACGGACGATGCTGAGATCTACATGGCGTCCGTGTATGAGAGAGATGGTCGGATCTAA
- the purM gene encoding phosphoribosylformylglycinamidine cyclo-ligase, with protein sequence MVQVLVVAGSKSDESVVTKTTDVLRELGVTFTVEYASAHREPEKVRAIVEAAEARVIIAIAGLAAALPGVVAAYTNKPVIGVPVSSALGGLDALLSIVQMPKGTPVATVGIDNGQNAAYLAARIIGVEHKEPAKKTAIPHTYAQAGVDEEIVSAGLEMISKFVRESFKGCNVTQDFGHYANTVKISDDLCIALTTDGVGSKVLVAQAADRYDTIGQDCVAMNVNDLICIGATPVGFVDYLAVARPLPQRILEQIGTGLLAGCQECGIPILGGETAVMPEIIKGVGEDVFDLAGTAVGVVKPSEIIDGRAVEPGDIMLGVASNGLHSNGYTLARKVLLPKTRLDEMMPWGVTLGHEMLKPTRIYVKHFKALKEAGVDVHGIAHITGTGFRKILRLKKARFHITALPETPPIFETILLEGRVSWADMYSTFNMGVGLVVVVPKKERDRAIDILSKLDPTMEIGKVEEAQKASVYIEPHGVVIS encoded by the coding sequence TTGGTACAGGTGCTTGTAGTAGCTGGCAGCAAGAGTGACGAGAGTGTGGTGACCAAGACCACAGACGTGCTCAGAGAGCTTGGTGTGACATTCACAGTCGAATATGCGTCGGCACATCGTGAACCAGAGAAGGTGAGAGCGATTGTCGAGGCAGCAGAGGCAAGGGTCATAATTGCCATTGCTGGCCTGGCGGCAGCTCTGCCGGGCGTGGTGGCCGCATACACCAACAAGCCTGTGATTGGAGTCCCAGTGTCTTCGGCATTGGGAGGACTCGATGCGCTTCTGTCAATAGTACAGATGCCGAAAGGAACCCCTGTGGCGACAGTGGGAATCGATAACGGCCAGAACGCAGCGTATCTTGCTGCGAGGATAATCGGGGTTGAGCACAAGGAACCCGCGAAAAAGACTGCGATTCCTCACACATATGCGCAGGCTGGAGTGGACGAAGAGATAGTGTCCGCAGGTCTTGAGATGATCTCCAAGTTCGTGAGGGAGTCTTTCAAGGGATGCAATGTCACTCAAGACTTTGGTCACTATGCCAACACCGTCAAGATCAGCGATGACCTGTGTATAGCCCTGACAACTGATGGTGTAGGGAGCAAGGTCCTGGTGGCGCAGGCTGCGGACAGGTACGACACCATCGGCCAGGACTGTGTGGCAATGAACGTCAACGACCTGATATGCATTGGAGCCACGCCCGTGGGCTTCGTCGACTACCTCGCGGTTGCAAGACCCCTGCCGCAGAGAATCCTCGAACAGATAGGCACGGGTCTACTGGCCGGCTGCCAGGAGTGCGGAATCCCCATCCTAGGCGGAGAGACCGCAGTGATGCCTGAGATCATAAAGGGGGTCGGTGAGGATGTCTTCGACCTTGCCGGAACGGCAGTAGGTGTGGTGAAGCCGTCAGAGATCATAGACGGACGCGCGGTCGAGCCGGGCGACATCATGCTCGGGGTGGCATCCAATGGTCTTCACTCGAACGGGTACACTCTTGCACGCAAGGTCCTCCTGCCCAAGACGAGACTGGACGAGATGATGCCATGGGGCGTCACACTGGGCCACGAGATGCTCAAACCAACCCGTATCTACGTCAAGCACTTCAAAGCCCTCAAAGAAGCAGGAGTGGACGTTCACGGCATTGCTCACATCACCGGCACCGGATTCAGGAAGATACTGCGACTCAAGAAAGCCAGATTCCACATCACAGCGCTTCCCGAGACGCCACCGATATTCGAGACTATACTGCTTGAAGGCCGGGTCAGCTGGGCAGACATGTACAGCACATTCAACATGGGCGTAGGCTTGGTTGTAGTGGTACCCAAGAAGGAGAGGGACAGGGCGATTGACATCCTGAGCAAGCTTGACCCGACCATGGAGATTGGGAAGGTGGAAGAGGCACAGAAGGCGAGTGTGTACATCGAGCCTCACGGGGTTGTAATCTCATGA
- the purL gene encoding phosphoribosylformylglycinamidine synthase subunit PurL — MLTEEELAHATRVLGRTPNEVETAMLDVLWSEHCSYKSSKRWFHLFNTQGERVVLGPGEGAGLVDIGDGVLLGVHMESHNHPSQVDPYNGAATGVGGIIRDVVSQGCRAVALMNCLRFGMPTNPKNAYLLERVVRGISDYGNSVGIPTVGGEIEFDPSYDNNCLVNVICIGTIRPDKIVRSAAKTPGHLLVMFGSTTGRDGIAGVSFASETFSDTEQENRGAIQIGDPLSKKVVLDVLEVLIEESLIEGMQDFGGGGLTSCAGELAHRGGTGVVIDVDRVPLREQGMTAREIVISESQERMMVVVAPEKLERVLEVLEENDTPHAVVGRVTDDHYYTVLERGEVRARLPVSLLVEGFPLPTRTEAPLPPQTQSIDWFTEPADMADVILSLLGSINICDRSWVYGQYDQHVQSNTVIEPGDNAGVIEITPTKRVAVKSDCNSFWCLLDPNTGAANSAAESLRNIVAVGAEPVFIADCLNFGNPEVPESYWQFVEAVRGLGRFSHDLKIPVVGGNVSFYNESQVAGTTRRINPTPQILIAGVLHGERPPVRRDLCEPGASILLVGETDPELNGTEYQRLAMGRVSGVPPKYRPVAEARAMRAMLAAHRMGLIRSSNNVGRGGLAVALMKMLMNSEFGFRVSLDRVPGSCKSIGQVLLSESSARYLAEVPIRHQPEFVRIMRENSVEVCALGLTVREAVADFGHFQVPLDSARHRFRDGLRKHME, encoded by the coding sequence ATGCTAACCGAGGAGGAGCTAGCACACGCCACGCGGGTCTTGGGAAGAACACCGAACGAGGTGGAGACCGCGATGCTGGATGTGCTGTGGTCGGAACACTGCTCCTACAAGAGCAGCAAGAGATGGTTCCATCTGTTCAACACACAAGGAGAACGAGTCGTGCTCGGACCTGGCGAAGGAGCGGGACTGGTCGACATCGGGGACGGAGTCCTTCTCGGAGTGCACATGGAGAGTCACAATCATCCCAGCCAGGTGGACCCCTACAACGGTGCGGCCACTGGCGTGGGTGGCATAATCCGTGACGTCGTATCACAGGGATGCAGAGCAGTGGCGTTGATGAACTGTCTGAGGTTCGGTATGCCCACCAATCCAAAGAACGCATACCTGCTCGAGAGAGTTGTCAGGGGAATCTCCGACTACGGGAACAGCGTTGGGATACCGACTGTTGGGGGAGAGATCGAGTTTGACCCGTCATACGACAACAACTGCCTTGTCAACGTCATCTGCATAGGCACAATAAGGCCGGACAAGATAGTCCGGAGCGCTGCCAAGACACCCGGACATCTTCTCGTCATGTTCGGTTCTACCACAGGCCGTGACGGCATTGCAGGAGTCAGCTTTGCATCGGAGACATTCAGCGACACCGAACAGGAGAACAGGGGTGCGATCCAGATAGGAGACCCGCTCTCAAAGAAGGTCGTGCTAGATGTACTTGAGGTGCTCATTGAGGAGAGTCTCATCGAAGGCATGCAGGACTTCGGTGGCGGCGGTCTCACATCGTGCGCGGGCGAACTGGCCCACCGGGGCGGCACGGGTGTTGTGATTGATGTGGACCGCGTACCGCTTCGGGAGCAAGGCATGACGGCCAGGGAGATTGTCATCTCGGAGTCACAGGAACGAATGATGGTGGTTGTGGCCCCGGAGAAACTGGAACGGGTGCTTGAGGTCCTGGAAGAGAACGACACACCTCATGCCGTGGTCGGTCGGGTCACTGATGACCACTACTACACAGTACTCGAGAGAGGCGAGGTCAGGGCCAGATTGCCGGTGTCACTTCTTGTCGAGGGCTTTCCACTCCCCACACGGACCGAGGCTCCCCTTCCCCCTCAGACGCAGTCCATCGACTGGTTCACCGAGCCCGCGGACATGGCGGATGTCATACTCTCGCTCCTCGGGTCGATCAACATATGTGACCGCTCATGGGTGTACGGTCAGTATGATCAACATGTGCAATCCAACACTGTGATTGAACCGGGTGACAATGCGGGGGTGATTGAGATAACGCCCACGAAGAGAGTGGCCGTCAAGAGCGACTGCAACTCCTTCTGGTGCCTTCTGGACCCGAACACTGGTGCAGCCAACTCAGCTGCGGAGTCCCTCAGGAACATAGTTGCAGTGGGGGCAGAACCCGTCTTCATTGCGGACTGTCTCAACTTCGGGAATCCGGAGGTGCCCGAGTCGTACTGGCAGTTCGTTGAGGCTGTGAGGGGTCTGGGTCGCTTCTCTCATGACCTCAAGATTCCTGTGGTGGGCGGCAATGTCTCGTTCTACAACGAGTCACAGGTGGCGGGGACAACCCGGAGAATCAACCCTACACCTCAGATTCTGATTGCAGGAGTGCTGCATGGCGAACGACCGCCTGTCAGACGAGATCTCTGTGAACCGGGGGCCAGCATCCTTCTGGTCGGAGAGACCGACCCCGAGCTGAACGGAACAGAGTACCAGAGACTGGCAATGGGACGGGTCAGCGGTGTGCCTCCCAAGTACAGGCCTGTCGCAGAGGCACGTGCAATGAGAGCCATGCTGGCGGCACACAGGATGGGATTGATAAGGTCCTCCAACAATGTTGGAAGAGGAGGACTTGCGGTCGCACTCATGAAGATGCTGATGAACAGTGAATTCGGTTTCAGGGTCTCGCTTGATAGAGTCCCCGGTTCGTGCAAGAGCATCGGGCAGGTGCTTCTCTCGGAGTCATCGGCAAGGTATCTGGCGGAGGTGCCAATACGACACCAGCCGGAGTTCGTCAGAATCATGAGAGAGAACAGTGTCGAAGTCTGCGCACTGGGACTGACCGTCCGGGAGGCTGTTGCAGACTTCGGACACTTCCAAGTCCCTCTCGATTCAGCAAGGCACAGATTCCGCGACGGCCTGAGGAAACACATGGAGTGA
- the purQ gene encoding phosphoribosylformylglycinamidine synthase I — protein sequence MPIAVLRFPGTNNEKDILQALSAIPGVRAYLVTSHQGPHALKEATGIVIPGGFSYGDYLRAGAVAAAAEVMDGIRDAAAEGRPVLGICNGFQILAEAGLLPGVLLPNESARFVCRWVHLRVSSRSSMFTRGLEDAIIRLPIAHGEGNYHCDAEELRRLTRSERVVFRYCNRDGEVVDEANPNGSVHSIAGVINAQGNVMGMMPHPERASRKQLGSTDGMRILENFVEACLC from the coding sequence TTGCCAATAGCTGTCCTGAGGTTTCCCGGCACAAACAATGAGAAGGACATCCTGCAGGCACTCTCTGCGATACCCGGAGTGAGGGCATATCTTGTCACAAGTCATCAGGGGCCACATGCTCTGAAGGAAGCCACGGGCATTGTCATACCGGGAGGTTTCTCGTACGGGGACTATCTGCGTGCGGGAGCGGTCGCGGCTGCGGCCGAAGTAATGGATGGCATCAGAGATGCCGCTGCGGAGGGCAGGCCTGTGCTCGGCATATGCAACGGTTTTCAGATACTTGCCGAGGCCGGTCTTCTTCCCGGGGTGCTGTTACCAAATGAGTCAGCGCGCTTCGTGTGTCGCTGGGTGCATCTGCGTGTGTCAAGTCGGAGCTCGATGTTCACCAGAGGCTTGGAGGATGCTATCATCAGGCTGCCAATAGCTCATGGGGAAGGTAACTACCACTGTGATGCCGAGGAGCTTCGGAGACTGACCCGGTCAGAGAGAGTTGTCTTCAGATACTGTAACAGAGATGGCGAGGTGGTGGACGAGGCCAATCCCAATGGATCAGTCCACTCTATCGCGGGCGTCATCAACGCACAGGGCAATGTCATGGGCATGATGCCGCATCCTGAGAGAGCATCCCGCAAACAGCTGGGCTCAACTGACGGAATGAGAATACTCGAGAACTTTGTGGAGGCATGCCTATGCTAA
- a CDS encoding phosphoribosylaminoimidazolesuccinocarboxamide synthase, which translates to MSLIREGKVKKVYSDPDSRDNIIIEFTDAITAGDGAKREVLEGKGAVACATTELLLGYIASKGIDTHLIRRLDERRVLCKRVTIFPVEAVCRNIAAGSFCRRYGLEKGRPLSQPLVEFFLKDDRLHDPLITEGAVVRLGLATEEEIEFMRRVTLSVNYYVSQLFDQVGLRLVDFKLEFGKTEDGQVLVADEVSGDTMRVWDVTGSLDKDIFREDRGDVVEAYRTMLERLKEADPSKVNLREERVTIVVMPKEGIKNPPGEVARKALLRLGFSSVAEVRMGKVFDMTLRGPLNSTVLAQLREMNMRLLANPIAERSRVRLG; encoded by the coding sequence ATGAGTCTGATTCGCGAAGGGAAAGTGAAGAAGGTCTACAGCGACCCAGATTCACGAGACAACATCATTATCGAGTTCACAGACGCAATCACTGCTGGTGATGGTGCGAAGCGGGAAGTGCTTGAGGGAAAGGGAGCAGTTGCATGCGCGACCACTGAGCTCCTTCTCGGCTACATTGCATCAAAGGGGATTGACACGCATCTGATTCGGCGCCTTGACGAGAGGCGAGTCCTCTGCAAGAGAGTGACCATATTCCCTGTGGAAGCGGTCTGTCGCAACATTGCCGCTGGCTCCTTCTGCAGGAGGTATGGGCTGGAGAAGGGACGCCCGCTGTCACAGCCACTTGTGGAGTTCTTTCTCAAGGATGACAGACTACACGATCCACTCATCACCGAGGGCGCAGTGGTCCGACTTGGGCTTGCCACAGAAGAGGAAATCGAGTTCATGCGGCGGGTCACTCTGAGTGTGAACTACTACGTCTCGCAGCTCTTCGACCAGGTTGGACTCAGGCTAGTAGACTTCAAGCTCGAGTTCGGCAAGACAGAGGATGGACAAGTACTGGTGGCAGACGAGGTGTCTGGTGACACCATGCGCGTCTGGGATGTCACAGGTTCCCTGGACAAGGACATCTTTCGTGAAGACAGAGGTGATGTTGTCGAGGCATATCGGACGATGCTGGAGCGGCTGAAGGAAGCGGACCCGTCAAAGGTCAATTTGCGGGAGGAGAGAGTCACCATAGTCGTGATGCCCAAGGAGGGGATAAAGAACCCACCGGGAGAGGTGGCGAGAAAGGCGCTGCTCCGGCTGGGATTCTCCTCTGTAGCGGAAGTGAGAATGGGGAAGGTCTTTGACATGACCCTCAGAGGCCCACTGAACTCGACGGTTCTGGCACAGCTGAGGGAGATGAACATGAGGCTCCTGGCAAACCCCATCGCGGAAAGGAGCCGTGTGAGGTTGGGATAG
- a CDS encoding DUF1297 domain-containing protein has protein sequence MKLPTIGTIGSHSAEEIGIAAKSNGFETVVVCEKGRDRLYTHYNRHLFDHVIMVDKFRDMASEEVQERLLELNTLWIPNRSFSVYVGYDTIESKFQVPIYGNRALLRVEERNMPRDQYWLLREAGIRTPRAFKPDTIDRLAIVKVQQKNRPLERAFFYVTSPDDYESQSRTMVAKGVVTAEDLAKSTIEEFIVAPRFNANFQAYAMSDQFGELDFVGFDDRIQTSLSGLLNLPARDQLRIELTPMNEEVGHRGVTMRESKKPLVYDAAEKFLAAVKRHFPPKMIGLFSLQGALNEESEFVVFDLSPRVPGAPCVGPTSPEMRRLSLKLKRDVHTPLDLCMADIEAAVHSGRLSDAST, from the coding sequence ATGAAGCTTCCAACCATCGGGACCATAGGTTCGCACAGTGCAGAAGAGATAGGTATCGCTGCCAAGTCCAACGGCTTTGAGACAGTGGTGGTCTGTGAGAAGGGGAGGGACCGTCTCTACACGCACTACAACCGTCATCTCTTCGATCATGTGATCATGGTCGACAAGTTCAGAGACATGGCCTCGGAAGAGGTCCAGGAGAGGCTCCTCGAGCTGAACACCCTCTGGATACCGAACCGGTCCTTCTCCGTATATGTGGGATATGACACGATTGAGTCCAAGTTCCAAGTCCCAATCTACGGAAACCGCGCACTCCTGAGAGTCGAGGAGCGAAACATGCCAAGGGATCAGTACTGGCTCTTGCGGGAAGCCGGGATTCGAACCCCGAGGGCATTCAAGCCAGACACCATAGACCGGTTGGCAATCGTGAAAGTCCAACAGAAGAACCGACCTTTGGAGAGGGCATTCTTCTATGTCACATCGCCAGACGACTATGAGTCACAGAGCAGGACTATGGTTGCGAAGGGTGTGGTCACTGCCGAGGATCTCGCAAAGTCTACGATTGAGGAGTTCATTGTGGCGCCCAGATTCAATGCGAACTTCCAGGCGTACGCGATGAGTGACCAGTTCGGAGAGCTCGACTTCGTGGGATTCGATGACCGGATTCAGACCAGCCTGAGTGGGCTCCTCAATCTTCCCGCACGCGACCAGCTCAGGATAGAGCTCACTCCGATGAACGAGGAGGTCGGACACAGAGGCGTGACGATGCGCGAGAGCAAGAAGCCCCTAGTCTACGACGCTGCAGAGAAGTTTCTCGCCGCTGTCAAGAGGCACTTCCCACCGAAGATGATAGGTCTCTTCTCGCTCCAAGGTGCACTGAACGAAGAGTCGGAGTTTGTCGTCTTCGACCTGAGTCCGCGGGTGCCTGGTGCTCCCTGTGTCGGTCCGACAAGCCCAGAGATGAGAAGACTCTCGCTGAAGCTGAAGCGCGATGTCCACACACCACTTGACCTATGCATGGCTGACATTGAGGCTGCTGTACACTCTGGAAGACTCTCTGACGCCTCCACATAG
- a CDS encoding S8 family serine peptidase has translation MVFLVVSSLVIANPMSPQQTTSNAPIPADASPTVQVVDKGEKIMFSARFARDLTALEVESYRALGLDFGEAPRSIGSVYIVEASEVALSGLRNDALFESAQPLTNQHYQIPRDVSAQETYARVAWNLRDYSGSNITGKNIMIADLDTGVQWRHPDLLFADGGVYYWLDVNTNTVFDNGTDGIDGNGNGIISPNETLYSIDTDKNSAFDLQYDWLWMDNGTVSGAIDDLDSFFIVNDTNSNSAFNPSDTLVGLKTPKTKYIVEKSGGNIQVWDRDANFTSCTSYDVDGHGTGVAGILNGGHLGYSRRFVGVAPDAELMAIDIFGSNGLTVEEGLIWARDHGADVILVEVGSWTFEFLDGSSNAEVMIDTLRSQGIPVVVPAGNLGGAKRHTNSAITGNLTLSTQFKLPSGLGANNVYITILSDKPVDKGSLIVVEPTSSGALAHLVNLGVGYGNWATTQTANFTAYAFIANSTRAGNHMIAVQLFGTIMDTLTWSVDMALPTSGNLHFYISDDASSWSGGAEWVSPTNTHLITWPSTADCAISVGSYMSRNLWAPGYGWIAPYSAVGPRVDGNPKISVAAPGGWDVLSTWSNDSAWASWMTGVGGLPLYPMFGGYQLFSGTSAAGPHVAGAAALILQVRPDCGSHVKDLVEFSAYQDGFTGPLFKYPALPSSNVWGYGKLNVSAAVEEAMRMPVVHDITRSPTSPQYSDTVTVTANVTGVDYVRFEWTPDSWATHHVSNMTLTAGLYVATIPAHQYNMQIDYVVRPVNTSVVVAMAFWQAYTVNDTTPPTILSFWHNATATVVEPTWVTVAAAATEPVNASGVWAADIEYTVNNWAATNIITMQYNGSHYLGTLTPLPAPLTVRFRVAVYDAVGNRNVTAEVAYVIQQPATTTTTTTTTTTATTTPTTTSTTTTTPGAATWILDWIMTNKMVLAAVGAALVLILVVARRRRS, from the coding sequence ATGGTCTTCTTGGTTGTATCGTCACTGGTCATTGCCAATCCGATGTCACCGCAACAGACGACTTCGAACGCGCCGATACCTGCGGATGCGAGTCCAACGGTGCAGGTAGTCGACAAGGGAGAGAAAATCATGTTCAGCGCAAGGTTCGCGAGGGATCTGACTGCGCTTGAGGTTGAATCTTACCGTGCGCTGGGACTTGACTTTGGAGAGGCTCCACGCAGCATAGGCTCGGTCTACATAGTCGAGGCATCGGAAGTGGCGCTTTCGGGTCTCAGGAACGACGCTCTCTTTGAGAGCGCTCAACCCCTCACCAACCAGCACTATCAGATTCCACGTGATGTGTCCGCGCAAGAGACCTACGCTAGAGTTGCATGGAATCTCAGAGACTACAGTGGTAGCAACATCACCGGGAAGAACATCATGATTGCGGATCTAGACACTGGAGTGCAGTGGAGACATCCGGACCTGTTGTTTGCTGATGGAGGGGTGTACTACTGGTTGGATGTCAACACGAACACAGTCTTCGATAACGGCACAGATGGGATTGATGGGAACGGGAATGGCATAATCTCACCAAATGAGACCCTCTACTCAATTGACACAGACAAGAACAGTGCTTTCGACCTTCAGTACGACTGGCTATGGATGGACAATGGAACAGTGAGTGGAGCCATCGACGACCTCGATTCATTCTTCATCGTGAATGACACAAACTCGAACTCGGCTTTCAATCCAAGTGACACACTCGTCGGGCTGAAGACTCCCAAGACCAAATACATCGTGGAGAAGAGCGGGGGCAACATTCAGGTGTGGGACCGTGATGCCAACTTCACATCCTGCACTTCGTATGACGTTGATGGACACGGCACCGGGGTCGCTGGCATCCTCAACGGAGGGCACTTGGGTTACAGCAGACGCTTTGTGGGGGTGGCTCCAGATGCGGAGCTCATGGCCATCGACATCTTTGGCTCGAACGGTCTGACGGTGGAGGAAGGTCTCATCTGGGCGAGGGATCACGGAGCGGATGTCATACTGGTAGAAGTGGGTTCGTGGACATTCGAGTTCCTTGATGGTTCCAGTAATGCAGAGGTCATGATTGACACGCTCAGGAGTCAAGGAATCCCTGTAGTTGTCCCGGCTGGGAACTTGGGTGGAGCAAAGCGGCACACAAACTCGGCAATCACTGGCAACTTGACACTCAGCACTCAGTTCAAGCTACCAAGTGGCCTTGGGGCAAACAATGTCTATATTACGATTCTCAGCGACAAGCCTGTAGACAAGGGTTCTTTGATTGTCGTTGAGCCGACCTCATCAGGGGCACTTGCTCACTTGGTAAATCTGGGAGTCGGATATGGCAATTGGGCGACAACTCAAACCGCGAATTTCACAGCGTACGCCTTCATAGCGAACTCAACTCGAGCCGGCAACCACATGATTGCAGTCCAGCTCTTCGGAACCATCATGGACACCTTGACATGGTCCGTTGACATGGCACTGCCGACAAGTGGAAACCTGCACTTCTACATCTCCGATGACGCCAGTTCTTGGAGCGGCGGAGCTGAATGGGTCTCACCCACAAACACACACCTGATAACTTGGCCGTCCACTGCAGACTGTGCGATATCTGTCGGGTCCTACATGTCCCGAAATCTCTGGGCGCCCGGCTATGGGTGGATTGCCCCCTATTCAGCTGTAGGGCCCAGAGTGGACGGAAACCCGAAGATCTCTGTGGCGGCCCCGGGTGGCTGGGATGTGCTGTCCACATGGTCAAACGACTCAGCCTGGGCGAGCTGGATGACGGGAGTCGGCGGCCTCCCTCTTTACCCCATGTTCGGAGGGTATCAGCTCTTCTCCGGCACGTCGGCGGCAGGACCCCACGTTGCTGGTGCCGCAGCTCTGATTCTCCAAGTGCGTCCTGACTGTGGTAGCCACGTCAAGGACCTGGTTGAATTCTCGGCCTACCAGGACGGATTCACTGGTCCGTTGTTCAAATACCCTGCGCTGCCAAGCTCGAACGTCTGGGGTTATGGTAAACTGAATGTGTCCGCTGCAGTTGAGGAGGCGATGAGAATGCCAGTAGTCCATGACATCACGAGGTCACCGACGAGTCCACAGTATTCAGACACGGTGACGGTCACCGCGAATGTGACTGGCGTGGACTACGTACGCTTCGAGTGGACTCCCGACAGCTGGGCAACACACCATGTATCCAACATGACCCTCACAGCTGGGCTCTATGTTGCCACTATTCCTGCACACCAGTACAACATGCAGATTGACTACGTGGTTCGTCCGGTGAACACGTCTGTGGTTGTTGCGATGGCATTCTGGCAGGCATACACGGTCAATGACACGACACCGCCGACAATACTCTCGTTCTGGCACAATGCGACTGCCACAGTTGTAGAGCCGACATGGGTCACTGTGGCTGCTGCAGCGACAGAACCAGTCAATGCCTCTGGGGTCTGGGCGGCGGACATCGAGTACACAGTGAACAACTGGGCTGCAACCAACATCATTACCATGCAGTACAACGGAAGCCACTACCTGGGGACCCTGACTCCTTTGCCAGCTCCCCTTACTGTGAGATTTCGAGTCGCTGTCTATGACGCTGTGGGCAATCGCAATGTGACGGCTGAAGTTGCGTATGTCATCCAGCAGCCTGCAACTACCACAACTACCACAACTACCACAACTACCGCAACTACCACGCCAACCACCACGTCCACTACGACCACAACTCCAGGAGCGGCAACGTGGATTCTGGACTGGATAATGACGAACAAGATGGTATTGGCTGCTGTCGGGGCAGCGCTCGTGTTGATACTCGTGGTTGCGCGCAGAAGGAGGAGCTGA